The DNA window tggataACTACACCATAAGTACCATTCTGTCATTTATATCCTAACTTTTTGTCCCAATAAGCTGGCTTAAATAAACTTGATGTATATGGATAATTAGTCTAAGCATACTTTGATATGTCATATTTAAATTTCccttacatattttatttgctgtacaATTGAAAAGCATCAGAAAACAAATCTAGCTACATATTGCAGAAATGttggctttatttttcttgtcacaAAATTAAAACTGGCAAATATGCCATTTTCAATTCTTCTGCCAAAAACCCCACAGTGAAATGGCAAATCACATAATATTTCTTGGAtagcaaaatatttcaaagtagACAtatcctgctttttttttttaaattttttatttaatttaacctCTTCGAACACttcaaagtaaacatttaaacatgctagtttaaaatgttttaataagcaaaacaacattttgcttgttttaaatgagaGAATATTTACATATGTGACTGGCTCTAAAAGAACTCCTAATACTCCATTTACggttttgaaaaatctgtttttaggAGCTAACAAACCATTTACTTTTGATCTGAAAAATGAGCCTCATCAGTTCTTGTTGTTCTCAGATACGACTGCATAttcaaaaatgtcagaaatatttgtttttgctgaaattgctgaattttaaatattgtcttAACTCTGGCGACCTTTTGAACCACAACCAACCCTTGAACCCTTATTGGGTATCTTGATGCTTTTGTTTGCAGGTGGCCAATGAGACCCACGGCCACGTCGGTGCGGATCTGGCGGCTCTCTGCTCCGAAGCCGCCCTGCAGGCCATTAGGAAGAAGATGGACCTGATCGACCTGGAGGACGAGACTATTGATGCTGAAGTCATGAATTCTCTTGCCGTTACCATGGACGACTTCAAGGTAAACCTGTAatctgatcttttcaaatgGAGCTTAGGTGCCTCAATTGGCCAGTAATGGCCGTCTTTGTCGATGCTAACTCGGTCAACACTGTGTTGCAGTGGGCTCTGAGCCAGAGCAACCCATCAGCTCTGAGGGAGACGGTTGTTGAGGTTCCCAATATCACCTGGGACGATATTGGAGGTCTGGAAGATGTCAAGAgggagctgcaggagctggtGCAGGTATGATAAGAGATTATGCTAGAAAGGGGTTCTTTACCCTTTTCAAACTTGGGGTATTTTCTTACTGTAACACTTGTCTCTTTGTGCACAATTCAGTATCCTGTGGAGCATCCAGACAAGTTCCTGAAGTTTGGCATGACCCCATCCAAGGGAGTGCTTTTCTACGGTCCTCCTGGTTGTGGTAAAACTCTGCTGGCCAAAGCCATTGCCAATGAGTGCCAGGCAAACTTCATCTCCATCAAAGGACCTGAACTGCTCACCATGTGGTTTGGAGAATCTGAGGCTAATGTCAGAGAGATCTTCGACAaggtaagttgtttttttccccctgtgtcAGTCCATTTAAATCTAAGACTTCAGAGGAACGGTCTTTAAAGTCAGttttcatgtcaaaataaatgcataaaaaagaaaactgagtataaataaagtttgcattagacttttttttttttcatatataacaAATGTAGCGCTTCTCACGTTGACGTATTTAATTCACATCTTTTTATTTGCCACATCTTGATCGGAATTTTTGTTGAATGCAGTAGTTTTGTTTATAGAAAATAGTTACTTAGGCAGAAAACAAATGGCTCTGAAACACAATGTGGATGTTTGCAGGGGAACATTTGTTCAGATGGATGAGAGAATCTGTAGATGaacattaaataacatttctcagCTTTGATGACGTCAtggtttttaatcaatttttcaACGGAGCCTGTTTTGTTACCTCGTTAACTCGTAGAACTCTTTATTCATTGACTTTCACAAGTTGATTAAGTGAATGAAATGCTTAGTTTTGCTCTAAACgtatttttagttttggatcattttgtttagatttgaCAAAATGAGGTGTCATTTTCAAGAGAAACAGACtttgtaataaaacatgttctgGTTCCCTTCACCATCAGAAACCAGCATTAACATGAGTCATACAACATGCAAATTACATAATCATGTTCTCAGCGTCCCCACGTATATTCAATATATTAAATTTGAGTATGAATACATACAGAAttttcaaatctaaaataaactctgtCAGCGACTTGCTTAAAACCGTTGTCCTTGTGTCTCCAGGCTCGTCAGGCTGCGCCGTGTGTCCTCTTCTTCGACGAGTTGGACTCCATAGCTAAGGCTCGCGGCGGCAACGTTGGCGACGGCGGCGGAGCTGCCGACCGTGTGATCAACCAGATCCTGACCGAGATGGACGGCATGTCGAGCAAGAAGAACGTCTTCATCATCGGCGCCACCAACAGACCAGACATCATCGACCCGGCCATCCTGAGACCTGGCCGCCTGGATCAGCTCATCTACATCCCCCTGCCAGACGAGAAGAGCAGGATCAGCATCCTGAAGGCCAACCTGCGCAAGAGTCCCATCAGCAAGGTGACTGCGCCGTCTGCCATCGTTTATGGTCCATTTACTTGCATGGTTGAGTTGAGTGTAATGATGCTGCATTCTAGTAAATTCCTCTTGAATAACtttcagtcaagtttattcGTATAGCACTTTCCagtaacaaggcagttcaaagtgctttacatcataaaaatataaagacttAAACATCGCCAATGGAGAagccagtaacaaacattacattttgtcggGTGTCATCATTGGAATCGATACACATTAAATAATCAATACACGGCAAACTTGAACTTTTATATGTTTAGAAGAGACTTTTTTTTGGCTTACTGTGTGAAATCAAACCCGAAATAAGATATTAAAcgatttttgttatttcttttttttttttttttttttccctgaaggATGTGGACTTGGACTTCTTGGCTAAGATGACCAACGGCTTCTCCGGCGCTGATCTCACAGAGATCTGCCAGCGGGCCTGTAAGCTCGCCATCCGAGAGAGCATCGAGAACGAGATCCGCAGAGAGCGGGAGAGGCAGACGAACCCATCGGCCATGGTcagtgctctgtgaggcggagcGTCTGCTCCCTGCTGCTCCTGAACGTTTCATGAACTCGCCCATCTCTGTCCTTGTAGGAGGTAGAAGAGGACGACCCCGTGCCAGAGATCAGGAAGGACCACTTTGAAGAAGCGATGCGGTTTGCCCGTCGCTCTGTCAGCGACAACGACATCCGCAAATACGAGATGTTTGCTCAGACTCTGCAGCAGAGCCGAGGCTTTGGCAGCTTCAGGTACGCTTTCTGATAggttttacttatttatgtcTCTTAGGAGATTTGTTCTTACTGTAGTGCATAAAGAGTTTGATGAGTAATTAGCACATTATCTGGCAACCATAGCTATCATTACAAAAGATATCCTTGATCAACAAATTGCTACATccttaaattctgttttattaggAGTACGATCCATATCAGTTTACGTTCTGACTCAgtttatttgaaatgatttgatCCTGGAGCTGAacatctttcttcttcttctcctccctccCAGGTTTCCCTCCAGCGCTGCAGGAGGCAGCGGTCCAAGTCACGGCTCTGGTGGAACTGGTACTGGTCCAGTGTTCAACGAAGATAATGACGACGATCTTTATGGATAAATGCCTACTGCCCCACAGTGGTCGGTCCTGGGATCACACCTGTACAAATTCTCACCAGATTCCACATTTTTAGGACTTTGTGCTTCTTTCATGTGttcccttctttctttttcttttttttttttctttattttgtataatttctCTTGGAGACAGCATGTATCCACTTGGTTTGCCCTGACTTTGATGTGGGTGGGGGACTGGGATGATGAAAATGGAAGGTGAGTGACTGCAAACGAGGGTCAGAGAAGGCGGGGTTGgcgttttttcttctttttttgttttgtttttttcagtggcttCATTGTCAGTATATCTCAAAAAATACAGGAATGGCTATAGTGATGGGGATTTCTGCTAGactctgaatgaaaaacattgctgatgacttttttttcttcttttttttaaataaacagtagCATATAATGTATTACAAATTTGTCAAGGTTATGttgttgcaaataaaatctcactAAATGGAGGCGTTACTAAGgtctctctgctgtttgtttagaTTAGTTTAAGGGTTTTTAAGGCTCGACTAAGATTTTATTGCAATTTCTATTAGGGTTCCATGTCATTTGCTATTTTTTGCTCTCTTTGTTTTATCAAGTACAACGTTGGCACAGTCATCCATCAGGAACTTTAGAGTTGAGCTTAAAAAATGCTTAACTCTGCTTTAGAAACCCTGAGTTAATATTCCAGCAGAACTTGGTTCCTCCTTACTTTCAACTTGCATCACAAGGAGGCCACTTGTGATGCAAGTTGAACTTTTctaacacctcagcagaacaTCAGTCTAATCATCTCCATGCTACTCGCCACTGATTCAATAATTCACGTAAAATGAGAACCAACCAATACTGTGGAGGGCATGGACATATTTTTGTAGGTTTACATTTTGGTGCTAACATTCCTTGGTTTTAATGTGATATTCAAAGTTTTTGGGGGAATTTAATTCATTGGAAGTTTTAACCAAAAGGTACAGAAATGATCTAGAGCTAGATCTCTATCACTGAGTAATGACACCGAGTTGGATTGTGTGAGTCTTTAAATAACTGAGTCAGTTCTGTCTTTGGCCACATAGTGTCGCTCTCaccataactttttttaaattttttttatgaacatcaaactaaacatgttttcaataaattttgTGAACGTGTCACTGGAAAAAAACGGACGACACCAATTCTGATGGAggttcagtttcatttatttttccatatcATCTATTTGAGAATCACTTTTAACGCGTTTCTTGAAGGCTCAGTACGGATCATGGAAGGGAAAGTGAGGATGTTTTCCATCCCTCCACACTTTCTTGCCATCCTTCTGTAGAGGGAAAAATATTCtgaggttgttttatttaacacatcTGCTACTTCAGTCCTGCATGGAGAGTCGTAACCATGTCATTAGGATTTATTTCTGGATTTCTAGCAGTAATGTCTCACCTCCACTGTTGGGATAATAAAACGTGTGTTGCGGTTAAAGGAGTCGATTAGTCTCATGTCTTCTGGAGACAAGGAAAAATCAAACACCCTTAAATTCTCCTGGATCCTGGAGGCCGTCACGCTTTTGGGGATA is part of the Poecilia reticulata strain Guanapo linkage group LG9, Guppy_female_1.0+MT, whole genome shotgun sequence genome and encodes:
- the vcp gene encoding transitional endoplasmic reticulum ATPase, producing the protein MASGGESKNDDLQTAILKQKSRPNRLIVDESINEDNSVVSLSQAKMDELQLFRGDTVLMKGKKRRETVCIVLSDDTCSDEKVRMNRVVRNNLRVRLGDVISIQPCPDVKYGKRIHVLPIDDTVEGITGNLFEVYLKPYFLEAYRPIRKGDIFLVRGGMRAVEFKVVETDPSPYCIVAPDTVIHCEGEPIRREDEEESLNEVGYDDIGGVRKQLAQIKEMVELPLRHPALFKAIGVKPPRGILLYGPPGTGKTLIARAVANETGAFFFLINGPEIMSKLAGESESNLRKAFEEAEKNAPAIIFIDELDAIAPKREKTHGEVERRIVSQLLTLMDGLKQRAHVIVMAATNRPNSIDPALRRFGRFDREVDIGIPDATGRLEILQIHTKNMKLADDVDLEQVANETHGHVGADLAALCSEAALQAIRKKMDLIDLEDETIDAEVMNSLAVTMDDFKWALSQSNPSALRETVVEVPNITWDDIGGLEDVKRELQELVQYPVEHPDKFLKFGMTPSKGVLFYGPPGCGKTLLAKAIANECQANFISIKGPELLTMWFGESEANVREIFDKARQAAPCVLFFDELDSIAKARGGNVGDGGGAADRVINQILTEMDGMSSKKNVFIIGATNRPDIIDPAILRPGRLDQLIYIPLPDEKSRISILKANLRKSPISKDVDLDFLAKMTNGFSGADLTEICQRACKLAIRESIENEIRRERERQTNPSAMEVEEDDPVPEIRKDHFEEAMRFARRSVSDNDIRKYEMFAQTLQQSRGFGSFRFPSSAAGGSGPSHGSGGTGTGPVFNEDNDDDLYG